From the genome of Equus asinus isolate D_3611 breed Donkey chromosome 24, EquAss-T2T_v2, whole genome shotgun sequence, one region includes:
- the LOC123280374 gene encoding uncharacterized protein, protein MVSPQRGNTDKRRCWCLQDLHKLMPSDLIRHQKCWQQRRVAGAWGRPRRLGDAAGPAPRPLRALLTGLQGCPHFGLPAQRVARAGEPDGEFRALPKPPPRRRVPASQCCLLNPRLGSLLHIPGTKPPASLRPGGRARPGSAATGSGALSHAHVLTGTQHASREVDSPHPACLTVRTVLSDQNSPASSVRGEGRRGRWSTLPGVWCSALHEEPGGQITQGFAPCVIQHKIQRAFCRFLKTLTTHCRHAGAGPFQFMRNNCAHLFQTLCSKLTCYAEEDPEKFACLDPGAGQRNQKRYINLH, encoded by the exons ATGGTGTCACCTCAGCGTGGAAATACCGACAAGCGAAGATGTTGGTGCCTACAGGACTTGCATAAACTGATGCCCTCAGATTTGATCAGGCACCAGAAG TGCTGGCAGCAGCGCCGAGTGGCGGGCGCGTGGGGCCGCCCGCGCCGGCTGGGGGACGCGGCAGGGCCCGCTCCGCGGCCTCTCCGGGCGCTGCTcacaggcctgcaaggctgtccCCACTTCGGGCTTCCAGCGCAGCGGGTGGCGCGAGCCGGGGAGCCTGATGGCGAGTTCCGCGCGCTGCCCAAGCCTCCACCGAGACGACGTGTTCCCGCCTCGCAATGCTGCCTTCTTAACCCCAGGCTCGGTTCCCTCCTTCACATTCCGGGAACAAAGCCACCTGCTTCTCTTCGCCCTGGAGGCCGCGCCAGGCCCGGCTCCGCAGCCACTGGGTCCGGGGCACTTTCACACGCTCACGTACTCACTGGCACACAGCACGCTAGCCGCGAGGTGGACTCTCCTCACCCTGCGTG CCTGACAGTGCGGACGGTGCTCTCCGACCAAAACTCTCCAGCTTCAAGTGTCcgtggggaggggaggcgggggcgTTGGAGCACATTACCCGGAGTCTGGTGTTCAGCTTTGCACGAAGAACCAGGAGGCCAGATCACCCAGGGCTTTGCACCGTGCGTGATACAGCATAAAATCCAAAGAGCTTTCTGTcgctttttaaaaacacttacgACACACTGT CGGCATGCTGGAGCTGGCCCATTCCAATTCATGAGAAACAACTGTGCACATCTCTTCCAGACTCTTTGCTCG aaATTGACCTGCTATGCAGAAGAGGACCCTGAAAAATTTGCCTGTCTTGATCCTGGTGCTGGACAGAGGaatcaaaaaagatatataaatctTCATTGA